Proteins co-encoded in one Actinomadura luteofluorescens genomic window:
- the ybeY gene encoding rRNA maturation RNase YbeY: MTIEVLNESGAEVDEKAIADLARHVLDGMRVHPLAELSVLLVDEAAMTELHEKWMDEPGPTDVLSFPMDELRPGHMSGGADEDGETDPGLLGDVVLCPTVAEKQAREAGHGTAQELELLCAHGILHLLGYDHAEPEEHREMFGLQAELLTSWREKRGG, encoded by the coding sequence GTGACCATCGAGGTGCTGAACGAGTCGGGCGCCGAGGTCGATGAGAAGGCCATCGCCGACCTGGCGCGGCACGTCCTCGACGGAATGCGCGTCCATCCGCTGGCGGAGCTGTCGGTGCTGCTGGTCGACGAGGCCGCGATGACCGAGCTGCACGAGAAGTGGATGGACGAGCCGGGCCCGACCGACGTGCTGTCGTTCCCCATGGACGAGCTGCGCCCCGGGCACATGTCCGGCGGCGCCGACGAGGACGGCGAGACCGACCCGGGGCTGCTCGGCGACGTCGTGCTGTGCCCCACCGTCGCCGAGAAGCAGGCGCGGGAGGCCGGGCACGGCACCGCGCAGGAGCTGGAACTGCTGTGCGCGCACGGCATCCTGCACCTGCTGGGCTATGACCACGCCGAGCCGGAGGAGCACCGGGAGATGTTCGGCCTGCAGGCCGAGCTCCTCACCTCCTGGCGGGAGAAACGCGGCGGCTGA
- a CDS encoding PhoH family protein, translating into MVESTHARATRTGRDDRTGSRSQIKIVVPDDHSMVSLLGSRDELLHAIEHAFGADIDIHVRGNEITVTGPGSETDLVSRLFTEMLELLKGGTQLTPDAVERSLAMLRGEGGARPAEVLTLDVLSSRGRTIRPKTLNQRRYVDAIDKHTVVFGIGPAGTGKTYLAMAKAVRALQDKQVNRIILTRPAVEAGERLGFLPGTLYEKIDPYLRPLYDALHDMVDPDSIPRLMAAGTIEVAPLAYMRGRTLNDSFIILDEAQNTSPEQMKMFLTRLGFGSKVVVTGDVTQVDLPNGQLSGLRVVQEILDGVEDIHFCRLDSRDVVRHKLVTEIVDAYNRFDEKQVPQFKQGAARGGPRKRGRQ; encoded by the coding sequence ATGGTCGAATCAACTCACGCGAGGGCAACCCGCACGGGGCGCGACGACCGGACAGGCTCGCGCTCGCAGATCAAGATCGTGGTGCCGGACGACCATTCGATGGTGAGCCTGCTGGGCTCCCGGGATGAGTTGCTCCACGCGATCGAGCACGCGTTCGGCGCCGACATCGACATCCACGTCCGCGGCAACGAGATCACCGTGACCGGCCCGGGGAGCGAGACCGATCTCGTCTCCCGGCTGTTCACCGAGATGCTCGAACTGCTGAAGGGCGGCACGCAGCTCACCCCCGACGCCGTCGAGCGCAGCCTGGCGATGCTGCGGGGCGAGGGCGGCGCGCGTCCCGCGGAGGTCCTCACCCTGGACGTGCTGTCCAGCCGGGGCCGGACCATCCGCCCGAAGACGCTGAACCAGCGGCGGTACGTCGACGCGATCGACAAGCACACGGTCGTGTTCGGCATCGGCCCGGCGGGCACCGGCAAGACCTACCTCGCCATGGCCAAGGCCGTCCGCGCCCTGCAGGACAAGCAGGTCAACCGGATCATCCTGACGCGTCCGGCCGTCGAGGCGGGCGAGCGGCTCGGCTTCCTGCCGGGAACGCTCTACGAGAAGATCGACCCGTACCTGCGGCCGCTGTACGACGCGCTGCACGACATGGTCGACCCCGACTCGATCCCGCGCCTGATGGCCGCCGGCACCATCGAGGTCGCCCCCCTGGCGTACATGCGCGGTAGGACCCTGAACGACTCGTTCATCATCCTGGACGAGGCGCAGAACACCTCGCCCGAGCAGATGAAGATGTTCCTCACCCGGCTCGGGTTCGGGTCGAAGGTCGTGGTGACCGGCGACGTCACCCAGGTCGACCTGCCGAACGGGCAGCTGAGCGGGCTGCGCGTCGTGCAGGAGATCCTGGACGGCGTCGAGGACATCCACTTCTGCCGGCTGGACAGCCGCGACGTCGTGCGGCACAAGCTCGTCACCGAGATCGTCGACGCCTACAACCGGTTCGACGAGAAGCAGGTCCCGCAGTTCAAGCAGGGCGCGGCGCGCGGCGGTCCCCGCAAGCGGGGGCGGCAGTGA
- a CDS encoding histidine triad nucleotide-binding protein, with amino-acid sequence MTDCLFCKIVSGDVPATIVRESAGTVAFRDINPQAPTHVLVIPRDHHPTVGELAASDAELLAEMMREAHEVAADEGIAETGYRVVFNTGSQAGQTVFHVHAHLLGGRGLNWPPG; translated from the coding sequence ATGACCGACTGCCTGTTCTGCAAGATCGTTTCCGGGGACGTGCCCGCCACGATCGTCCGCGAGTCGGCGGGGACGGTGGCGTTCCGCGACATCAACCCCCAGGCGCCGACGCACGTGCTGGTCATTCCGCGTGACCACCACCCGACGGTCGGTGAGCTGGCCGCCTCCGACGCCGAGCTGCTCGCCGAGATGATGCGCGAGGCGCACGAGGTCGCCGCCGACGAGGGCATCGCCGAGACCGGCTACCGGGTCGTGTTCAACACCGGCTCCCAGGCGGGCCAGACGGTGTTCCACGTGCACGCTCACCTGCTGGGCGGGCGTGGCCTGAACTGGCCGCCCGGCTGA
- a CDS encoding SigE family RNA polymerase sigma factor, whose protein sequence is MPFRKPNDEGARPTDVTETLVARGTAGAVAAAWDADQAVTALYSANYRSLVRLAAMLVRDAGTAEEVVQDAFVAMHGGWRRLRDPDKALSYLRQSVVNRSRSVLRHRAVVEKYAPKGLPDAPSAEAGAIGELERSAVIDALSRLPARQREALVLRYYADLSEAEIASAMGISRGAVKSHTARGMTALRNVLEQFS, encoded by the coding sequence ATGCCCTTTCGTAAACCGAACGACGAGGGTGCGCGTCCAACTGACGTGACCGAGACCCTCGTGGCCAGGGGCACGGCGGGCGCGGTGGCCGCCGCCTGGGACGCCGATCAGGCGGTGACCGCCCTCTACAGCGCCAACTACCGTTCGCTGGTGCGCCTGGCGGCGATGCTCGTCCGGGACGCGGGGACGGCCGAGGAGGTCGTGCAGGACGCGTTCGTCGCGATGCACGGCGGCTGGCGCCGGCTGCGCGACCCGGACAAGGCCCTGTCGTACCTGCGCCAGTCGGTGGTCAACCGGTCGCGATCGGTGCTCCGGCACCGCGCCGTCGTCGAGAAGTACGCCCCCAAGGGCCTGCCCGACGCGCCGAGCGCGGAAGCCGGGGCCATCGGGGAGCTGGAGCGCTCGGCGGTGATCGACGCGCTGTCCCGGCTCCCCGCCCGCCAGCGGGAGGCGCTCGTCCTGCGCTACTACGCCGATCTGTCCGAAGCGGAGATCGCCAGCGCGATGGGCATCTCCCGCGGCGCCGTGAAGAGTCATACGGCGCGCGGCATGACCGCGCTACGCAACGTCCTGGAGCAGTTCTCATGA
- a CDS encoding 16S rRNA (uracil(1498)-N(3))-methyltransferase: MSPPVFLAGTDALERDRVLLDGPEGRHAAAVRRLRPGERVDLTDGEGLLAECVVAAADRASLTLDVRARHREPPPAPRLVVVQALPKGDRGELAVETMTEVGVDEIVPWSASRCVTRWRPERRDKALGRWRATAREAGKQARRSRLPQVAELESTEDVAERIAGASLALVLHEEAEAPLSAVEPPARGDIVLVVGPEGGISEDELERFGAAGGRPARLGPTVLRTSTAGVAAASVLLAATGRW; this comes from the coding sequence GTGAGCCCGCCGGTCTTTCTCGCCGGGACGGACGCGCTGGAGCGCGACCGCGTCCTGCTGGACGGGCCCGAGGGACGGCACGCGGCGGCCGTGCGGCGGCTGCGGCCGGGGGAGCGGGTCGACCTGACCGACGGCGAGGGCCTGCTGGCCGAGTGCGTCGTCGCCGCGGCCGACCGGGCGTCCCTCACGCTGGACGTGCGGGCCCGGCACCGGGAGCCGCCGCCCGCGCCCCGCCTCGTGGTCGTCCAGGCCCTCCCCAAGGGCGACCGGGGCGAGCTCGCGGTCGAGACCATGACCGAGGTCGGCGTGGACGAGATCGTCCCGTGGTCGGCGTCCCGCTGCGTCACCCGCTGGCGTCCGGAGCGCCGCGACAAGGCCCTCGGGCGCTGGCGCGCGACCGCCCGCGAGGCCGGCAAGCAGGCGCGGCGCAGCCGGCTGCCCCAGGTGGCGGAGCTGGAGTCCACCGAGGACGTCGCCGAGCGGATCGCCGGCGCGTCCCTGGCCCTGGTCCTGCACGAGGAGGCCGAGGCGCCGCTGAGCGCCGTGGAGCCGCCCGCGCGGGGCGACATCGTCCTCGTGGTCGGCCCCGAGGGCGGGATCAGCGAGGACGAGCTGGAACGCTTCGGCGCCGCGGGCGGGCGCCCCGCGCGGCTCGGCCCGACCGTCCTGCGCACCTCGACGGCGGGCGTCGCGGCGGCCAGCGTGCTGCTGGCCGCCACCGGACGCTGGTAG
- the dnaJ gene encoding molecular chaperone DnaJ, with product MANDYYATLGVRRDASADEVKKAYRRLARELHPDVNPDPETQERFKEITQAYEVLSDPKKREMYDLGADPFASAGGAGAGGFGGAGFPFSDIMDAFFGTATSRGPRSRARRGRNATLRVELDLAETAFGTTRELSIDTAVACTTCEGSGCAPGTHPDTCETCHGRGEVQQVQRSFLGQVMTARPCPACGGFGSVIRNPCTECSGDGRVRTRRTVKVKIPAGVENGIHIQLAGEGEVGPGGGPPGDLFLEIVEKPHAIFEREGDDLHCTVEIPMTAAALGTSVTIETLDAAESVDIKPGTQSGQVITLYNRGVRHLNESGRGDLMIHVNVETPHKLDEEQEELLRRLAVLRGEERPPGRFAPGQRGVFSRLKDVFNQH from the coding sequence GTGGCGAACGACTACTACGCGACCCTGGGCGTCCGGCGGGACGCCAGCGCCGACGAGGTCAAGAAGGCCTACCGCCGGCTCGCGCGGGAACTCCACCCGGACGTCAACCCGGATCCGGAGACCCAGGAGCGGTTCAAGGAGATCACCCAGGCCTACGAGGTGCTCTCCGACCCCAAGAAGCGCGAGATGTACGACCTCGGCGCGGACCCGTTCGCGTCCGCGGGCGGGGCGGGCGCCGGCGGGTTCGGCGGCGCCGGGTTCCCGTTCAGCGACATCATGGACGCCTTCTTCGGCACCGCGACCTCGCGGGGCCCGCGGTCGCGCGCCCGGCGCGGCCGCAACGCGACGCTGCGGGTCGAGCTCGACCTCGCGGAGACGGCGTTCGGCACCACCCGGGAGCTGTCCATCGACACGGCGGTGGCCTGCACGACCTGCGAGGGGTCGGGCTGCGCGCCCGGCACCCACCCGGACACGTGTGAGACGTGCCACGGCCGCGGCGAGGTGCAGCAGGTCCAGCGCTCGTTCCTCGGCCAGGTCATGACGGCGCGGCCGTGCCCGGCGTGCGGCGGCTTCGGATCGGTGATCCGCAACCCGTGCACCGAGTGCTCCGGCGACGGCCGGGTCCGCACCCGGCGCACCGTCAAGGTCAAGATCCCGGCCGGCGTGGAGAACGGCATCCACATCCAGCTCGCCGGCGAGGGCGAGGTGGGCCCGGGCGGCGGCCCGCCCGGCGACCTGTTCCTGGAGATCGTGGAGAAGCCCCACGCGATCTTCGAGCGGGAGGGCGACGACCTGCACTGCACGGTCGAGATCCCGATGACGGCGGCGGCGCTCGGTACCAGCGTCACCATCGAGACGCTGGACGCCGCCGAGAGCGTCGACATCAAGCCCGGCACGCAGTCGGGGCAGGTCATCACGCTCTACAACCGGGGCGTCCGGCACCTCAACGAGAGCGGCCGCGGCGACCTGATGATCCACGTCAACGTGGAGACGCCGCACAAGCTCGACGAGGAGCAGGAGGAGCTGCTGCGGCGGCTCGCGGTGCTGCGCGGCGAGGAGCGCCCGCCCGGCAGGTTCGCCCCCGGGCAGCGCGGCGTGTTCTCCCGCCTCAAGGACGTCTTCAACCAGCACTGA
- the hrcA gene encoding heat-inducible transcriptional repressor HrcA, protein MLDDRKLAVLRAIVEDYVSTNEPVGSKALADRHNLGVSPATIRNDMAVLEEQGYIAQPHTSAGRVPTDKGYRLFVDRLSTIKPLSIAERRAIETFLSGAYDLDDVVGRTVRLLAQLTRQVAVVQYPSLTRSAVRHVELVPVAEGRLLLVLITNTGRVEQRVIETGKISEESIGHLRALLNTCLDGLGFGEVPEAVADLPDKVGPDERPVAAAVLSVLLETLVEKHEEKIVFAGAANLAAVDFSQSLREVLVALEEQVVLMRLLGETGDSSTVTVRIGTENPDLGLKSTSVVAADYGVGDLTLARLGVLGPTRMDYPSTMGAVRAVARYVGQILAGS, encoded by the coding sequence GTGCTGGACGACCGGAAACTAGCGGTCCTGCGCGCCATCGTCGAGGACTACGTCTCCACCAACGAGCCGGTGGGCTCCAAGGCGCTGGCCGACCGGCACAACCTCGGGGTCTCGCCCGCGACCATCCGCAACGACATGGCGGTGCTGGAGGAGCAGGGCTACATCGCCCAGCCCCACACCAGCGCCGGGCGCGTCCCCACCGACAAGGGCTACCGGCTGTTCGTCGACCGGCTCTCCACGATCAAGCCGCTGTCGATCGCCGAGCGCCGCGCCATCGAGACGTTCCTGTCCGGGGCGTACGACCTCGACGACGTCGTCGGGCGGACGGTGCGGCTGCTCGCGCAGCTGACCCGGCAGGTCGCGGTGGTGCAGTACCCGTCGCTGACCCGCTCGGCGGTGCGGCACGTGGAGCTGGTCCCGGTGGCGGAGGGGCGGCTGCTGCTCGTCCTGATCACCAACACCGGCCGGGTGGAGCAGCGCGTCATCGAGACCGGGAAGATCTCCGAGGAATCGATCGGGCACCTGCGGGCGTTGCTCAACACGTGCCTGGACGGGCTCGGCTTCGGCGAGGTCCCGGAGGCCGTCGCGGACCTGCCCGACAAGGTGGGCCCGGACGAGCGCCCGGTCGCGGCGGCGGTGCTGTCGGTGCTGCTGGAGACGCTCGTCGAGAAGCACGAGGAGAAGATCGTTTTCGCCGGGGCGGCCAACCTCGCCGCCGTGGACTTCTCGCAGAGCCTGCGGGAGGTGCTGGTGGCGCTGGAGGAGCAGGTGGTCCTCATGCGGCTGCTCGGCGAGACCGGCGACTCCTCTACAGTTACGGTGCGGATCGGCACCGAGAACCCCGACCTGGGGCTCAAGTCGACCTCGGTCGTCGCCGCCGACTACGGGGTGGGCGACCTCACTCTGGCCCGGCTGGGAGTGCTCGGGCCGACACGCATGGATTACCCCAGCACGATGGGAGCGGTACGGGCAGTGGCACGCTACGTGGGACAGATCCTGGCGGGGTCGTAA
- a CDS encoding DUF3097 domain-containing protein — translation MRSKNYGNDVLGGDWRRPRKGQIPEVPAEPGLVAEDPDSGFCGAVVGCDKFGVTLEDRFGKRRVFPLTRSGFLIDGKPVTLVRPAAAPAGPARSASGSIAVQGLRAQVAKESRIYVEGLHDAELVEKIWGHDLRVEGVVVEYLEGVDDLPAIVDEFAPEEGRRLGVLVDHLVEGSKESRIAAQVTSPYVLVAGHPFIDIWEAVKPAAVGIRAWPRVPRGIPWKEGVIAELGWGDDTGATWKRILGSVNTFTDLEPALLGRVEELIDFVTV, via the coding sequence GTGCGGAGTAAGAACTACGGAAACGACGTGCTGGGCGGCGACTGGCGCAGGCCCCGCAAGGGGCAGATCCCCGAGGTCCCCGCCGAGCCGGGCCTGGTCGCCGAAGACCCCGACAGCGGTTTCTGCGGCGCCGTGGTGGGCTGCGACAAGTTCGGCGTCACGCTGGAGGACCGGTTCGGCAAGCGCCGGGTGTTCCCGCTGACCAGGTCCGGGTTCCTCATCGACGGCAAGCCGGTCACCCTCGTCCGGCCGGCCGCCGCGCCCGCCGGCCCCGCGCGGTCCGCCTCGGGCTCGATCGCCGTCCAGGGGCTGAGGGCGCAGGTCGCCAAGGAGAGCCGCATCTACGTGGAGGGCCTCCACGACGCCGAGCTGGTCGAGAAGATCTGGGGCCACGACCTCCGCGTCGAGGGCGTCGTCGTCGAGTACCTCGAAGGCGTCGACGACCTGCCCGCGATCGTCGACGAGTTCGCCCCCGAGGAGGGACGGCGCCTCGGCGTCCTGGTCGACCACCTCGTGGAAGGGTCCAAGGAGTCCCGGATCGCCGCCCAGGTCACCTCGCCGTACGTCCTCGTCGCCGGTCACCCGTTCATCGACATCTGGGAGGCCGTCAAGCCCGCGGCCGTCGGCATCCGCGCCTGGCCCCGCGTCCCCCGGGGCATCCCCTGGAAGGAAGGCGTGATCGCCGAACTCGGCTGGGGCGACGACACGGGCGCCACCTGGAAACGCATCCTCGGGTCGGTGAACACCTTCACCGACCTGGAACCCGCCCTCCTGGGCCGCGTAGAGGAACTCATCGACTTCGTGACGGTGTAG
- the hemW gene encoding radical SAM family heme chaperone HemW has translation MPSTLPDGDPVPADGALPGGALHGLGKRPFAFYVHVPFCVTRCGYCDFNTYTATELGPGASRDSYADTAIREVRMARRVLGDVDLPVETVFVGGGTPTLLSPDDLGRVLSAIDAEFGLAAGAEVTTEANPESVDEAYVGKLREAGFTRVSYGMQSAREHVLAVLERSHTPGRVPQVVEWTRKAGFEHINLDLIYGTPGETDDDWRGSLEAALAAEPDHVSAYALIVEEGTRLAAQVRRGELTAPDDDAMADRYLIADELLSGHGLHWYEISNWAADPRAACRHNMLYWTGADWWGVGPGAHSHVGGTRWWNVKHPAAYAARLAEGTTPAHAREILTDEDRHIERVMLELRLAQGCPTHLLDDEAARGAIADGLIEPAPYEQGRAILTLKGRLLADAVVRALT, from the coding sequence GTGCCCTCAACGCTTCCTGACGGCGATCCAGTACCGGCCGACGGTGCGCTGCCCGGCGGTGCCCTGCACGGGCTCGGAAAGCGCCCGTTCGCGTTCTACGTGCATGTGCCCTTCTGCGTGACCCGGTGCGGGTACTGCGACTTCAACACCTACACGGCGACGGAGCTGGGGCCGGGGGCGAGCCGCGACTCCTACGCCGACACCGCGATCCGCGAGGTCCGGATGGCCCGGCGAGTGCTCGGCGACGTGGACCTGCCCGTGGAGACCGTCTTCGTGGGCGGCGGCACCCCGACCCTCCTCTCACCGGACGACCTGGGCCGCGTCCTGTCCGCGATCGACGCCGAGTTCGGGCTCGCCGCGGGCGCGGAGGTCACCACCGAGGCCAATCCGGAGTCGGTGGACGAGGCGTACGTCGGCAAGCTCCGAGAGGCCGGGTTCACGCGCGTCTCGTACGGCATGCAGAGCGCCCGCGAGCACGTCCTGGCCGTCCTGGAGCGCTCGCACACGCCCGGACGCGTCCCGCAGGTCGTCGAGTGGACGCGCAAGGCGGGCTTCGAGCACATCAACCTCGACCTCATCTACGGAACGCCGGGGGAGACCGACGACGACTGGAGAGGGTCCCTGGAGGCGGCGCTGGCGGCGGAACCCGACCACGTGTCCGCCTACGCGCTGATCGTCGAGGAGGGCACCCGCCTGGCGGCGCAGGTGAGGCGCGGCGAACTGACCGCCCCCGACGACGACGCCATGGCCGACCGGTACCTGATCGCCGACGAGCTGCTCAGCGGCCACGGACTGCACTGGTACGAGATCTCCAACTGGGCCGCCGACCCGCGCGCCGCCTGCCGGCACAACATGCTCTACTGGACGGGCGCCGACTGGTGGGGCGTCGGCCCGGGCGCCCACAGCCACGTGGGCGGCACCCGCTGGTGGAACGTCAAGCACCCCGCCGCCTACGCCGCCCGTCTCGCCGAGGGCACCACCCCCGCCCACGCCCGGGAGATCCTCACGGACGAGGACCGGCACATCGAACGCGTCATGCTCGAACTGCGCCTCGCCCAGGGCTGCCCCACCCACCTCCTGGACGACGAGGCCGCGCGCGGAGCCATTGCCGACGGACTGATCGAGCCCGCGCCCTACGAACAGGGCCGGGCCATCCTCACCCTGAAAGGCCGCCTCCTGGCCGACGCGGTAGTCCGAGCCCTGACCTGA
- a CDS encoding DUF4870 domain-containing protein, with the protein MAYGQPPSPGQGQQPQWQQQQAPWQQPGNAWQQPQQPQGGMGWQQPPPGGNNPQGGNDTAQIPGHFGPVTDDEKTWSLMAYVGQFLVGAIAPAVVYLGKARSPFVRRHAAQGLNMGIAAIAVWFVFGLLSLAVDVLIWVPLLFTAVQMFFLVYAGRAANRGEFRRVPSAVAWPLLK; encoded by the coding sequence ATGGCCTACGGGCAGCCCCCGTCGCCCGGCCAGGGACAGCAGCCCCAGTGGCAGCAGCAGCAGGCCCCCTGGCAGCAGCCCGGAAACGCCTGGCAGCAGCCGCAGCAACCGCAGGGCGGCATGGGCTGGCAGCAGCCGCCGCCGGGCGGGAACAACCCCCAGGGCGGGAACGACACCGCCCAGATCCCCGGCCACTTCGGGCCCGTCACCGACGACGAGAAGACGTGGTCGCTGATGGCGTACGTGGGGCAGTTCCTCGTCGGCGCGATCGCGCCGGCCGTCGTCTACCTCGGCAAGGCCCGCTCGCCGTTCGTGCGCCGGCACGCCGCGCAGGGCCTCAACATGGGCATCGCGGCGATCGCCGTGTGGTTCGTCTTCGGGCTGCTGTCGCTGGCCGTCGACGTCCTCATCTGGGTGCCGCTGCTCTTCACGGCCGTGCAGATGTTCTTCCTGGTGTACGCGGGCCGGGCCGCCAACCGCGGCGAGTTCCGGCGCGTCCCGTCCGCGGTGGCCTGGCCCCTGCTGAAGTAG
- the lepA gene encoding translation elongation factor 4, translated as MPAPQPDKTDPAIIRNFCIIAHIDHGKSTLADRMLQLTGVVEERQMRAQYLDRMDIERERGITIKSQAVRLPWTSGGVDHVLNLIDTPGHVDFSYEVSRSLAACEGAVLLVDAAQGIEAQTLANLYLALEADLHLIPVLNKIDLPAAQPEKYAEELAGIIGCDPSDVLRVSGKTGEGVRELLDKIVQEVPAPVGDPDGPARALIFDSVYDTYRGVVTYVRIMDGHLSRREKSLMMSTGAAHETLEVGVISPEPKPVQGLGVGEVGYLITGVKDVRQARVGDTVTGVSRKAAEALGGYRDPKPMVFSGLYPVDGDQYPELRDALDKLRLNDAALVYEPETSAALGFGFRCGFLGLLHMEIVRERLEREFGLSLISTAPNVVYRVVMEDGSEHVVTNPSEFPEGKIGMVYEPVVKATLLSPSEHIGAIMELCQGRRGVLLGMDYLSEDRVEIRYTLPLAEIIFDFFDQLKSKTRGYASLDYEPSGEQESDLVKVDILLQGESVDAFSQIVHKDKSREYGLMMTAKLKELIPRQQYEVPIQAAVGARIIARENIRAIRKDVLAKCYGGDISRKRKLLEKQKEGKKRMKTIGRVDVPQEAFVAALSTGGGDADRGKK; from the coding sequence GTGCCAGCGCCCCAGCCTGACAAGACCGATCCCGCGATCATCCGCAACTTCTGCATCATCGCGCACATCGACCATGGCAAGTCGACGCTCGCGGACCGGATGCTGCAGCTGACCGGAGTGGTCGAGGAGCGCCAGATGCGCGCCCAGTACCTCGACCGGATGGACATCGAGCGCGAGCGCGGCATCACGATCAAGAGCCAGGCGGTCCGGCTGCCCTGGACGTCCGGCGGCGTCGACCACGTCCTCAACCTGATCGACACCCCCGGCCACGTCGACTTCTCCTACGAGGTCTCGCGGTCGCTCGCGGCGTGCGAGGGCGCGGTCCTGCTGGTGGACGCGGCGCAGGGCATCGAGGCGCAGACGCTCGCCAACCTCTACCTGGCGCTCGAGGCCGACCTGCACCTGATCCCCGTCCTGAACAAGATCGACCTCCCGGCGGCGCAGCCGGAGAAGTACGCCGAGGAGCTGGCCGGGATCATCGGCTGCGACCCCTCGGACGTGCTGCGGGTGTCGGGCAAGACGGGCGAGGGCGTCCGCGAGCTGCTCGACAAGATCGTCCAGGAGGTGCCGGCGCCGGTCGGTGACCCCGACGGCCCCGCGCGGGCGTTGATCTTCGACTCGGTGTACGACACCTACCGGGGCGTCGTCACCTACGTCCGGATCATGGACGGGCACCTGTCGCGGCGCGAGAAGAGCCTGATGATGTCGACCGGGGCCGCGCACGAGACCCTGGAGGTCGGCGTGATCTCCCCGGAGCCCAAGCCCGTGCAGGGCCTCGGCGTCGGCGAGGTCGGCTACCTGATCACCGGGGTGAAGGACGTCAGGCAGGCGCGCGTCGGCGACACCGTGACCGGCGTGTCCCGCAAGGCCGCCGAGGCGCTCGGCGGCTACCGCGACCCGAAGCCGATGGTGTTCTCCGGCCTGTACCCGGTGGACGGCGACCAGTACCCCGAGCTGCGCGACGCGCTCGACAAGCTGCGGCTGAACGACGCCGCGCTGGTCTACGAGCCGGAGACGTCGGCGGCGCTCGGGTTCGGGTTCCGCTGCGGCTTCCTCGGCCTGCTGCACATGGAGATCGTCCGGGAGCGGCTGGAGCGCGAGTTCGGCCTCTCGCTGATCTCGACCGCGCCGAACGTGGTGTACCGGGTCGTGATGGAGGACGGGTCGGAGCACGTCGTCACCAACCCCAGCGAGTTCCCCGAAGGCAAGATCGGGATGGTGTACGAGCCGGTGGTGAAGGCGACGCTGCTGTCCCCGTCCGAGCACATCGGTGCGATCATGGAGCTGTGCCAGGGCCGCCGCGGCGTGCTGCTCGGCATGGACTACCTGTCGGAGGACCGCGTCGAGATCCGCTACACGCTGCCGCTCGCCGAGATCATCTTCGACTTCTTCGACCAGCTGAAGTCCAAGACGCGCGGGTACGCCTCGCTCGACTACGAGCCCAGCGGCGAGCAGGAGTCCGACCTGGTGAAGGTCGACATCCTGCTGCAGGGCGAGTCGGTGGACGCCTTCAGCCAGATCGTGCACAAGGACAAGTCCCGCGAGTACGGCCTGATGATGACGGCCAAGCTCAAGGAGCTGATCCCGCGGCAGCAGTACGAGGTGCCGATCCAGGCGGCGGTCGGGGCCCGCATCATCGCCCGCGAGAACATCCGCGCCATCCGCAAGGACGTCCTCGCCAAGTGCTACGGCGGCGACATCTCCCGCAAGCGCAAGCTGCTGGAGAAGCAGAAGGAGGGCAAGAAGCGGATGAAGACCATCGGGCGGGTGGACGTCCCGCAGGAGGCCTTCGTCGCCGCCCTCTCGACCGGGGGCGGCGACGCCGACAGGGGCAAGAAGTAG
- the rpsT gene encoding 30S ribosomal protein S20 encodes MANIKSQIKRNKQNEKARLRNKAVKSELKTAIRKFREAAEAGNVDDAVAAQRFAARKLDKAASKGVIHKNQAANRKSAIARQAAALQAK; translated from the coding sequence GTGGCTAACATCAAGTCCCAGATCAAGCGCAACAAGCAGAACGAGAAGGCCCGCCTGCGCAACAAGGCCGTCAAGTCCGAGCTGAAGACGGCGATCCGCAAGTTCCGCGAGGCCGCCGAGGCCGGCAACGTGGACGACGCCGTCGCCGCGCAGCGGTTCGCCGCGCGCAAGCTGGACAAGGCCGCCAGCAAGGGCGTCATCCACAAGAACCAGGCCGCCAACCGCAAGTCGGCGATCGCCAGGCAGGCCGCCGCCCTGCAGGCCAAGTAG